A single window of Micromonas commoda chromosome 6, complete sequence DNA harbors:
- a CDS encoding predicted protein — MASRRVLLLVGPCRVDGGEAAATGDLGGLEDALDRVREACASSGDDGGWADVGLGAPSTKFACCSWWPDVGAIAYADGARSDQRWIEGTSVGDALGTMAAKASKRTRDTDDKDDELEATTPAEAAARALELIRQSEPDLGGGRYVDVVWITAGVLSDRSARSMDESVSGGGGDEAGERWPEEAVAAWGVLRAAKAAGARCAVVALAPVRNSKSAAGTSRTIPATIHAVAARTGAEASLFRGGKSGGGAGVGLDPGLRWRGSLLVPSTATTTTTLTGLSLSAPRRSIVRAESQPASSGRRRVDGDMVLLEVVRLEVVPPTHLSSRPALRFDADDSPRGATAVMRAWTSVVESVPPARAPAFIVRISLGDGSTGTTTTTTTMTTSGGKPPPAPHGSGPVLMIYADGSGGFLASALASFPALLRRALVRVQAQRAAEDSFSLGATSERNRAGGEGVSKATTSAGAGASEMTTTTGGGKRVRSAGRSSRKTTRRGEDEDDSAATRADLGEEALKAVAMMDVNASLGAALDLALLDRTDLAKETAKEGSKRRRRSVRLSQGASPAGTHSSVGVTQPPQRRAYGADGGAAPPPIHRMLDVLVRRQEASDVVACPEDDDVPFLTGVLLRTAADVAAGDDVLRWAFRAAGELAASEENGEGDAREGDGEGREVAVADSGGEVFPSKSGASSHQHVDLALGGAGVDDDGGGAPTPSGKARQRLDRRERTRTALAPGKKGNLASISGKRGAAILAAAGGGGGGVGRTSRGRREQPPQKPPQQPQQPEREPSESAAGAGRVAAGTAAAAVAKKCPACDIDLAPIPGMKHCYGCGGPL; from the exons atggcgtcgcgacgcgtgcTGCTGCTCGTCGGCCCGTGTagggtcgacggcggcgaggccgcggcgaccggcgacctcggcggcctGGAGGAT GCGCTCgatcgcgtgcgcgaggcgtgcgcgtcgtccggtGACGACGGAGGATGGGCCgacgtcggcctcggcgcgccgtccaccaAGTTCGCCTGCTGCAGCTGGTGGCCCGACGTGGGCGCCATCGcgtacgccgacggcgcgcgatccGATCAGCGATGGATCGAGGGAAcgagcgtcggcgacgcgctcggcacgATGGCGGCCAAGGCGTCCAAACGCACCCGCGACACGGACGACAaagacgacgagctcgaggcgaccaccccggcggaggccgcggcgagagcccTGGAGCTCATCCGGCAGTCGGAGCCAGATCTCGGAGGGGGACGATACGTCGACGTTGTGTGGAtcaccgccggcgtcctGTCAGATCGAAGCGCACGATCCATGGACGAGagcgtcagcggcggcggcggcgacgaagccggAGAGCGGTGGCCGGAAGAGGCTGTCGCGGCGTGGGGGGTGCTGagggcggccaaggcggcgggcgccagatgcgccgtcgtcgcgctggcGCCCGTGAGAAATTCCAAATCAGCCGCCGGTACCTCGAGGACGATACCCGCGACGATacacgcggtggcggcgcggaccgGTGCGGAGGCGTCGCTGTTCCGCGGCGGAaagtcgggcggcggcgcgggcgtcgggctCGATCCGGGTCTGCGGTGGCGGGGCTCGCTGCTggtgccgtcgacggcgacgacgacgacgacgctgacGGGGCTCAGCCTCTCCGCTCCCCGCCGCTcgatcgtccgcgcggagtcccagcccgcgtcgtcggggcggcgacgcgtcgacggggacATGGTCCTGCTCGAGGTGGTCCGCCTCGAGGTCGTACCCCCGACGCATCTgtcgtcgcgaccggcgcTTCGATTCGACGCGGATGATTCGCCGAGGGGCGCCACAGCTGTGatgcgcgcgtggacgtcggtCGTCGAGTCCgttccacccgcgcgcgccccggcgtTCATCGTTCGCAtctccctcggcgacggatcgaccgggacgacgacgacgacgacgacgatgacgacgagtgggggtaagccgccgccggctccgcaCGGATCGGGTCCGGTGCTGATGATTTACGCGGACGGGTCGGGGGGTTTcctggcgtccgcgctcgcgtcgttcccggCGCTTCTGAGGCGagcgctcgtgcgcgtccaagcgcaacgcgcggcggaggactcGTTCTCGTTGGGGGCAACGTCGGAGCGgaaccgcgcggggggggagGGCGTTTcaaaggcgacgacgagcgcgggagcCGGGGCGAGCgagatgacgacgacgaccggcggcgggaagcgGGTCCGGTCCGCCGGTCGATCGTCGAGGAAGACCacccggcgcggggaggacgaggacgattcggcggcgacgcgcgcggacctcggggaggaggcgctcaaggcggtgGCGATGATGGACGtgaacgcgtcgctcggcgcaGCGTTGGATCTCGCGTTGTTGGATCGAACCGATCTCGCGAAGGAAACGGCAAAGGAAGGGTCTAAGAGGAGGCGTCGCAGCGTGAGGTTGAGCcagggcgcgtcgccggcggggacgcacTCCAGCGTCGGCGTCACCCAGCCGCCGCAGCGTCGGGcgtacggcgccgacgggggcgcggcgccgccgcccataCACCGGAtgctcgacgtcctcgtgcgGCGCCAGGAGGCGTCTGACGTCGTCGCCTGcccggaggacgacgacgtcccttTCCTCACCGGGGTTCTGCTgaggaccgccgcggacgtggccgccggggacgatgTCCTGCGTTGGGCGTTCCGAGCCGCGggggagctcgcggcgtcggaggagaacggcgagggagacgcgcgcgagggagacggagagggccgcgaggtcgccgtcgccgactcgggcggcgaggttttTCCGAGCAAGAGCGGCGCGAGTTCGCATCAGCACGTCGACCTCGCattgggcggcgcgggagttgacgacgacggcggcggagcgccgacgccgtcggggaaGGCTCGGCAGAGGCTGgaccggcgcgagcgaaccaggacggcgctcgcgccggggaaGAAGGGAAACCTCGCGTCGATTTCGGGTAAGCGGGGCGCGGCCATATTAgcggccgccggcgggggaggaggaggtgtgGGTCGGACGagtcgggggcgacgcgagcagccgccgcagaagccgccgcagcagccgcagcagccgGAGAGGGAACCCAgcgagtccgcggcgggtgcgggtcgcgtcgcggccgggacggcggcggcggctgttGCGAAGAAATGTCCCGCGTGCGACATCGACCTGGCGCCGATCCCGGGAATGAAGCACTGCTACGGATGCGGCGGACCGCTGTGA
- a CDS encoding predicted protein, giving the protein MGNQLTSLPAEIGQLTSLTKLNLGRNHLTSVPAEIVQLTTLQELKLYNNQLTSLPAEIGQLTSLRELYLCNNKLTIAPAEIGQLTALTELLLHGNQLTSVPAEIGLLTSLRELYLHDNQLTGVPAEIVQLTTLEALWLHGNQLTSLPAEIGQLTSLTGLRLYNNRLTSLPAEIGQLTSLEALYLHGNQLTSVPAEIGQLTSLEKLELYDNQLTSVPAEIGQLTSLKALWLFGNQLTSLPAEIGQLTSLTGLRLYNNRLTSLPAEIGQLTSLEALWLHDNQLTSVPAEIGQLTSLKELWLHGNRLTSVPAEIGQLTSLGALSLYNNRLTSLPEEIGQLTSLDRLYLGRNQLMSVPEEIGQLSSLLWLYLGSNQLTSIPAEIAQLTSLSVLDLSGNQLTSVPAAIRELRAAGCDVRMDDGVTVGE; this is encoded by the coding sequence ATGGGCAATCAACTGACGAGCTTGcccgcggagatcgggcagctcacgtcgctgacgaaGTTGAACCTCGGCCGCAATCATCTGACAagtgtgccggcggagatcgttCAGCTCACGACGCTGCAGGAGTTGAAGCTCTAtaacaatcagctgacgagcttgccggcggagatcgggcagctcacgtcgctcaGGGAGTTGTACCTCTGCAACAACAAGCTGACGATtgcgccggcggagatcgggcagctcacggcGCTGACGGAGTTGTTACTCcacggcaatcagctgacgagcgtgccggcggagatcggacTGCTCACGTCGCTCAGGGAATTGTACCTCCacgacaatcagctgacgggtgtgccggcggagatcgttCAGCTCACGACGCTGGAGGCGTTGTGGCTTcacggcaatcagctgacgagcctgccggcggagatcgggcagctcacgtcgctgacaGGGTTAAGGCTCTACAAcaatcggctgacgagcctgccggcggagatcgggcagctcacgtcgctggaggcGTTGTACCTCcacggcaatcagctgacgagtgtgccggcggagatcgggcagctcacgtcgctggagaagTTGGAGCTTTacgacaatcagctgacgagcgtgccggcggagatcgggcagctcacgtcgctgaaggCGTTGTGGCTTTtcggcaatcagctgacgagcctgccggcggagatcgggcagctcacgtcgctgacaGGGTTAAGGCTCTACAAcaatcggctgacgagcctgccggcggagatcgggcagctcacgtcgctggaggcGTTGTGGCTTCacgacaatcagctgacgagtgtgccggcggagatcgggcagctcacgtcgctgaaggAGTTGTGGCTTCACGGCAATCGGCTGACgagtgtgccggcggagatcgggcagctcacgtcgctggggGCGTTGTCCCTCTACAAcaatcggctgacgagcctgccggaggagatcgggcagctcacgtcgctggacaGGTTGTACCTCGGCCGCAACCAGCTGATGAGCGTGCCGgaggagatcgggcagctaTCGTCGCTGTTGTGGTTGTACCTCGGCAGCAACCAGCTGACGAGCATACCGGCGGAGATTGCGCAGCTCACATCGCTGAGCGTGTTGGACCTCagcggcaatcagctgacgagtgtGCCGGCTGCGATACGCGAGCTCAGAGCGGCGGGCTGCGACGTGCGGATGGATGACGGCGTGACGGTGGGCGAGTGA
- a CDS encoding predicted protein: protein MPAQVRVLSVTNKYTVTVPERFKGVDLKLVFCFLSTPSDSYDLCEHARQFSDHSMKFQGARGRHRVHPRRSPKKSYG, encoded by the coding sequence ATGCCTGCGCAGGTTCGAGTCCTGTCGGTGACGAATAAATACACTGTCACCGTGCCCGAGCGGTTTAAGGGGGTGGACTTGAAGCTTGTTTTTTGCTTTTTGAGCACACCGAGCGACTCCTACGACCTGTGCGAGCATGCACGCCAATTTTCAGACCATTCCATGAAGTTTCAAGGCGCCCGGGGCCGGCATCGTGTCCATCCCCGCAGGTCTCCCAAAAAAAGCTACGGGTGA